From a region of the Rhinopithecus roxellana isolate Shanxi Qingling chromosome 8, ASM756505v1, whole genome shotgun sequence genome:
- the LOC104677280 gene encoding protein MIS12 homolog, translating into MSVNPMTYEAQFFGFMPQTCMLRIYTTFQDYLFEVMQAIEQVILKKLDGIPHCDISPVQIRKCTEKFLCFMKGHFDNLFSKMEQLFLHLILCIPSNILLPEDKCKETPYSEEDFQQLQKEIEQLQEKYKTELCTKQALLAELEEQKIVQAKLKQTLTSFDELQNVGRDHGTSDFRESLVSVVQNSRKLQNIRDSVEKESKRLKIS; encoded by the coding sequence ATGTCTGTGAATCCAATGACCTATGAGGCCCAGTTCTTTGGCTTCATGCCACAAACGTGCATGCTTCGAATCTACACTACATTTCAAGACTACCTATTTGAAGTGATGCAGGCCATTGAACAGGTTATTCTGAAGAAGCTGGATGGCATCCCACACTGTGACATTAGCCCAGTGCAGATTCGCAAATGCACAGAGAAGTTTCTTTGCTTCATGAAAGGACATTTTGATAACCTTTTTAGCAAAATGGAGCAACTGTTTTTGCACCTGATTTTATGTATTCCCTCAAACATCTTGCTTCCTGAAGATAAATGTAAGGAGACACCTTATAGTGAGGAAGATTTTCAGCAACTccagaaagaaattgaacagTTACAGGAGAAGTACAAGACTGAATTATGTACTAAGCAGGCCCTTCTTGCAGAATTAGAAGAGCAAAAAATTGTTCAGGCCAAACTCAAACAGACGTTGACTTCCTTTGATGAGCTTCAAAATGTTGGCAGGGATCATGGGACTAGTGATTTTAGGGAGAGTTTAGTGTCCGTGGTTCAGAACTCcagaaaactacagaacattAGAGACAGTGTGGAAAAGGAATCGAAACGACTGAAAATATCTTAA